A genomic window from Chitinophagaceae bacterium includes:
- a CDS encoding beta-lactamase family protein translates to MKLIEFSRLKTFSLPAFLICCLLLTSQSCYESSAHHEVQKFSWEYPPVLTATDNLLAHSIDTFFQHRAKKAGLNGSVLVAQNGRVIYQHTFGFLNYFSKELLTDSSTFQLASVTKPFTATAVLLLHKRKSLNIDDEVAKYIKDFPYKNITIRQLLNHRSGLANYIYLFDTLKLAAGSFITNQDVVNYFVQHKPALQATPGHKFQYCNTNYALLAYIVELVSGQPFKDFLSENIFIPSHMYHTYVRNVSDTIKHVNQTIAYTGAHWSRVSDVLYDGVSGDKGIYTTAMDLYLFDQALNHQLLLDKELLAESYKGYSYEKPGQKNYGLGWRLKEFNDSTKIVYHNGWWRGYNSLFVRKPEHGTCIIVLANKYNRNVYDVKALYEMLGLNPDDKEEGEE, encoded by the coding sequence ATGAAACTGATTGAATTTTCAAGATTAAAAACATTTTCATTACCGGCATTCCTAATTTGTTGCCTGCTGCTGACTTCACAATCATGCTATGAAAGTTCAGCTCATCATGAAGTGCAGAAATTTTCATGGGAATATCCGCCGGTACTCACGGCAACTGATAATTTACTTGCACACAGCATTGATACTTTCTTTCAGCACAGGGCAAAAAAGGCAGGACTTAACGGATCCGTATTGGTAGCGCAAAATGGCAGAGTGATTTACCAGCATACTTTCGGATTTCTGAATTATTTCAGCAAAGAATTACTGACCGACAGCTCAACATTTCAACTTGCATCGGTAACCAAGCCTTTTACTGCAACTGCAGTATTATTGCTGCACAAGAGAAAAAGTCTGAACATTGACGACGAAGTTGCAAAGTATATAAAAGATTTTCCGTATAAAAACATTACCATTCGCCAACTACTGAATCACCGCTCAGGTCTTGCTAACTACATTTATCTTTTCGATACCCTGAAACTGGCAGCAGGTAGTTTTATCACCAATCAGGACGTAGTGAATTACTTTGTTCAACATAAGCCCGCACTTCAGGCTACTCCCGGACATAAGTTCCAGTATTGTAACACTAATTATGCGTTGCTGGCTTACATTGTGGAGTTGGTGAGCGGGCAACCATTTAAGGATTTTCTAAGCGAAAACATTTTCATCCCTTCACATATGTATCATACTTATGTGCGCAATGTAAGTGATACCATTAAACACGTCAACCAAACTATTGCCTACACAGGCGCGCATTGGTCACGTGTGAGTGATGTGCTGTATGATGGTGTTTCAGGGGATAAAGGAATATATACCACCGCAATGGATCTTTATCTTTTCGATCAGGCATTAAATCATCAATTATTGCTTGATAAAGAACTTCTTGCCGAATCGTATAAAGGATATAGTTATGAAAAGCCAGGACAGAAAAATTATGGACTCGGCTGGCGTTTGAAGGAATTTAACGACAGTACAAAAATCGTTTACCACAATGGATGGTGGCGTGGCTACAATTCACTGTTTGTACGAAAGCCGGAACACGGAACCTGCATTATTGTATTGGCAAATAAGTACAATCGGAATGTTTATGATGTAAAAGCACTCTATGAAATGCTTGGTTTAAATCCGGATGATAAAGAGGAAGGGGAAGAATAA
- a CDS encoding peptidylprolyl isomerase — protein sequence MRNTLLLFLLLTNSLLQAQPKLADKIIGIVDDRMILLSEIEAQYLQNTYQVTAPIPPDFKCELLNSALTEKLMVAQAIIDSVEVTDEQVENELDRRVRTFANVAGSVEKLEEYYGKSILEMKDEFRPQVRENLLADGEKARIAGDLKVTPSEVATYFNNIPKDSLPYYNAATELGELVIYPKVNDAVRAYSKEKMNELLQRIKNGEDFSTLASTYSEDPGSADRGGELGFVNRGELDPAFEAASFSLKKPNEVSDIVESAYGFHIIQLIERRGDRINVRHILIKPKTTSFDLIKASKLMDSIYYLIQSGKYSFVEAVNKFSEDEYSKGNGGMLVNPSTGSNQFDISELGNYDQSLVPATDTLQVGAISKPMLFRNERGETGYRMLFMKSKTKPHQANMKDDYNRIQDMALGQKQVDTINKWLQDRISKSYVFVAPEFHDCKVIKKWINNNQQ from the coding sequence GTGCGCAATACACTTCTTTTATTTCTATTACTCACCAACTCGCTGCTGCAGGCGCAACCTAAACTTGCCGATAAGATCATTGGTATTGTTGACGACCGCATGATACTGTTGTCTGAAATTGAAGCGCAGTATCTTCAGAATACTTATCAGGTAACCGCCCCAATTCCTCCTGATTTTAAATGCGAACTGCTGAATTCGGCGCTAACGGAGAAGCTGATGGTTGCGCAGGCCATCATCGACAGCGTGGAAGTTACTGATGAACAGGTAGAAAATGAATTGGATCGCCGGGTTCGCACCTTTGCCAATGTAGCAGGCTCCGTTGAAAAGCTGGAAGAATATTATGGCAAGTCGATACTTGAAATGAAGGATGAATTCAGACCGCAGGTGCGGGAAAACCTGTTGGCTGATGGTGAAAAAGCCAGGATTGCAGGTGATCTGAAAGTTACGCCATCAGAAGTTGCCACTTATTTCAATAATATCCCGAAAGATTCATTGCCCTACTATAACGCTGCTACTGAATTGGGTGAACTGGTGATTTATCCAAAAGTAAATGATGCAGTACGTGCCTACAGCAAAGAAAAAATGAATGAGTTGCTTCAACGAATAAAAAACGGTGAAGATTTTTCGACCCTGGCAAGTACTTATTCAGAAGATCCGGGCAGTGCAGACAGAGGTGGTGAATTGGGCTTTGTGAATCGGGGCGAATTAGATCCTGCTTTTGAAGCGGCTTCCTTTAGTTTGAAAAAACCGAATGAGGTGTCCGATATCGTTGAATCTGCCTATGGCTTTCATATTATACAACTTATTGAGCGCCGCGGCGACAGGATCAATGTGCGGCATATACTCATCAAACCTAAAACCACTTCGTTCGATTTAATAAAGGCAAGCAAATTAATGGACAGCATTTACTACCTGATTCAATCAGGAAAATATTCATTCGTTGAAGCTGTCAATAAATTCAGTGAAGATGAATATTCAAAAGGGAATGGTGGCATGTTGGTAAATCCTTCCACCGGCAGCAATCAATTTGATATAAGTGAATTGGGAAACTATGATCAAAGCCTGGTACCGGCCACTGACACCCTTCAGGTAGGAGCCATTTCAAAACCGATGCTTTTTCGCAACGAACGTGGCGAAACGGGTTACCGCATGCTGTTTATGAAGTCGAAAACAAAGCCACATCAGGCCAATATGAAAGATGACTACAACAGGATACAGGACATGGCGCTTGGACAAAAGCAGGTAGACACAATTAATAAATGGCTACAAGACCGGATTTCAAAATCCTATGTATTTGTGGCTCCGGAATTTCATGATTGCAAGGTGATAAAAAAATGGATCAACAACAACCAACAGTAA
- a CDS encoding MoxR family ATPase: MKYSNDAAAVDGLAACYHNLTNEISKVIVGQKEVVKYVLLSVFCDGHSLLVGVPGLAKTLLVKTIADVLDLSFKRIQFTPDLMPSDIIGSEIMNESRQFYFNKGPIFANIILADEINRTPPKTQAALLESMQERSVTFAGQLHALPLPFFVLATQNPIEQEGTYPLPEAQLDRFMFNIKLDYLLNDEEIAMVKGTTSSQKATVEKIVSGSDIQFFQQLVRKIPVSDNVLNYAVALARKTRPGQTEAPAVVNDYVSWGAGPRASQFLVLGAKCNAAINGKYSPDIEDVKAVATPVLRHRIILNYKAEAEGISIEDIIRKII; this comes from the coding sequence ATGAAGTATTCGAATGATGCAGCCGCAGTGGATGGACTGGCTGCCTGTTATCACAATCTGACCAATGAGATAAGCAAAGTAATAGTAGGACAGAAAGAAGTTGTAAAGTATGTGCTTCTTTCAGTGTTTTGCGATGGACACAGTCTGCTGGTTGGTGTGCCGGGCCTTGCGAAAACACTGCTGGTAAAAACCATTGCCGATGTGCTCGACCTCAGTTTCAAACGTATTCAGTTTACACCGGATCTCATGCCTTCTGATATTATTGGTTCAGAAATCATGAATGAGTCGCGGCAGTTCTATTTTAACAAAGGACCCATTTTCGCCAACATCATTCTTGCAGATGAAATAAACAGAACGCCGCCCAAAACACAGGCTGCTTTACTTGAATCTATGCAAGAACGAAGCGTGACTTTTGCGGGTCAGTTGCATGCATTGCCGCTTCCATTTTTTGTGCTGGCCACTCAGAATCCTATTGAGCAGGAAGGAACCTATCCGTTGCCCGAAGCGCAACTGGATCGTTTCATGTTTAATATCAAGCTTGATTACCTTTTGAATGATGAAGAAATTGCCATGGTGAAAGGCACCACTTCGTCGCAAAAAGCAACGGTGGAAAAAATTGTATCCGGAAGCGACATCCAGTTTTTTCAGCAACTCGTACGAAAAATTCCTGTTTCCGACAATGTACTCAACTATGCAGTCGCGCTGGCAAGAAAAACGCGTCCCGGTCAAACGGAAGCTCCGGCAGTTGTGAACGATTATGTTTCCTGGGGTGCAGGTCCGCGGGCTTCACAGTTTTTGGTGTTGGGTGCAAAATGTAATGCTGCTATTAACGGAAAGTATTCTCCTGACATTGAAGATGTAAAAGCAGTGGCTACTCCGGTGCTTCGCCACCGGATTATCCTCAATTACAAAGCAGAAGCGGAAGGGATTTCCATTGAGGACATTATCAGAAAGATCATTTGA
- a CDS encoding peptidylprolyl isomerase, whose protein sequence is MKRTLTVLAILFATILAQAQVPESPALFTIGNEKVSKDEFVKVYQKTNISGEADFSEKSLRDYLDLYVNFRLKVKQARDMKLDTTAAVLNEFKTYRSKLTPSYMYDTAVVREAYNRMKTDVHVEHILVKLDPNATPADTLKAFKKISAWRKMIVSGKKNFNTLAADSSSDPTAKDNKGDLGWITSMQVIYPFETIAYTSKPGTVSMPVRTRFGYHLIRTIETRPTRGTVTVAHLFIKLPNNATDEDKQKAKNKIDSLSGLLKAGGNWDELVKQYSQDKTSSASGGKLAPFGTGQMVGEFENTAFGLKNPGDVSSPVQTKFGWHIIKLIEKKPMGTFESMKDDIRKKVETGTWSEYAKQSFINKLKKEYKFKEIPGTKDELRRKMDSSLLKGNWSDSMCHNMITPLFALVDARYRPGFGAFKQNEFADFIVKNQRKYMNQGNIDNMYNKMYDQFVVVSVTGYEDQRLEAKYPPFSDLMDEYMNGILLFDLASEKVWTKAVEDTVGLKEFYEANKNNYMGQERAEVTTYTAKSQVVVDQLSKYIAKGTDNEDILAKINKKDKDNLTISTEEFEKGKDSEIEKLGWEAGKTYTVKTDSSIRLLKVNQLLPPAPKPLNEVKGYVVADYQESLEKSWIADLRKKYPVSINEQVFQSMVKK, encoded by the coding sequence ATGAAACGTACGTTAACCGTTCTGGCGATTCTCTTCGCCACCATTCTTGCACAGGCGCAAGTGCCTGAAAGCCCTGCACTCTTTACCATCGGAAATGAGAAAGTATCCAAAGATGAATTTGTAAAGGTATATCAGAAGACCAACATCAGCGGTGAAGCTGATTTCAGTGAGAAATCATTGCGTGATTATCTTGACTTGTATGTAAACTTCCGTCTTAAGGTAAAACAGGCCCGTGATATGAAGCTTGATACGACCGCAGCAGTGCTGAATGAATTTAAAACCTATCGGAGTAAACTTACACCGAGTTATATGTATGACACTGCAGTGGTGCGTGAAGCATACAATCGCATGAAAACGGATGTGCATGTAGAACATATCCTCGTGAAGTTAGATCCTAATGCCACGCCTGCTGATACACTTAAGGCATTCAAAAAAATTTCCGCGTGGAGAAAAATGATTGTATCCGGAAAGAAAAACTTTAATACCCTGGCAGCGGATTCTTCAAGCGATCCTACAGCAAAAGATAATAAAGGTGATCTGGGCTGGATTACCTCCATGCAGGTGATTTATCCTTTTGAAACAATTGCCTACACTTCAAAACCCGGCACCGTCAGCATGCCGGTTCGTACCCGTTTTGGTTATCACCTGATCCGTACTATAGAAACACGGCCTACGCGCGGCACGGTAACCGTTGCGCATCTCTTTATCAAATTGCCCAATAATGCTACCGATGAAGACAAGCAAAAAGCAAAAAATAAAATTGATTCTTTATCCGGTTTGTTAAAAGCAGGTGGTAACTGGGATGAATTGGTCAAGCAATATTCGCAGGATAAAACATCGTCCGCGAGTGGTGGCAAGCTTGCACCGTTTGGCACCGGACAAATGGTGGGAGAATTTGAAAACACTGCCTTCGGGTTAAAGAATCCAGGTGATGTGTCATCGCCTGTGCAGACTAAATTTGGCTGGCATATCATTAAATTGATTGAAAAGAAACCAATGGGAACTTTCGAATCAATGAAAGATGATATCCGCAAGAAAGTGGAAACAGGTACATGGTCAGAATATGCAAAACAATCTTTCATCAATAAACTGAAAAAAGAATACAAGTTCAAGGAAATCCCAGGCACAAAGGATGAACTGCGCCGCAAAATGGATTCCAGCCTTCTGAAAGGTAATTGGAGTGATTCCATGTGCCACAATATGATTACTCCATTGTTTGCCTTGGTTGACGCAAGGTATAGACCCGGATTCGGCGCTTTCAAGCAAAATGAGTTTGCAGATTTTATCGTAAAAAATCAGCGCAAATACATGAATCAAGGCAACATCGATAACATGTATAATAAAATGTATGATCAGTTTGTGGTTGTCAGTGTTACCGGATATGAAGATCAGCGCCTCGAAGCAAAGTACCCGCCATTCAGCGATCTGATGGATGAATACATGAATGGAATTCTGCTTTTTGATCTTGCCAGTGAGAAAGTATGGACAAAGGCTGTTGAAGACACAGTGGGTCTGAAAGAATTTTATGAAGCGAATAAGAATAATTACATGGGTCAGGAACGCGCTGAAGTGACTACCTACACTGCGAAAAGCCAGGTTGTTGTGGATCAACTGTCGAAGTATATTGCGAAAGGAACCGACAACGAAGACATTCTTGCCAAAATCAATAAGAAGGATAAAGATAACCTGACGATATCTACGGAAGAGTTCGAAAAAGGAAAAGATTCTGAAATTGAAAAGCTGGGATGGGAAGCCGGTAAAACCTACACTGTGAAAACAGATTCCTCTATCCGACTGCTTAAAGTGAATCAATTGCTTCCTCCGGCACCAAAACCACTGAATGAAGTGAAAGGTTATGTAGTGGCAGATTATCAGGAGTCACTTGAGAAATCATGGATTGCCGACTTGCGGAAAAAGTATCCTGTTTCTATCAACGAGCAGGTATTTCAGTCAATGGTGAAAAAGTAA